A single window of Zootoca vivipara chromosome 17, rZooViv1.1, whole genome shotgun sequence DNA harbors:
- the HCN3 gene encoding potassium/sodium hyperpolarization-activated cyclic nucleotide-gated channel 3 — protein sequence MLQPAVNKFSLRMFGSHKAVEIEQQRVKSVGYWIIHPYSDFRFYWDLIMLLLMVGNLIILPVGITFFKDENTPPWIVFNVLSDTFFLADLVLNFRTGIVVEDNTEIILDPHTIKMKYLKTWFLVDFVSSIPVDYIFLIVDLETQVDSDVYKTARALRIVRFTKILSLLRLLRLSRLIRYIHQWEEIFHMTYDLASAVVRIVNLIGMMLLLCHWDGCLQFLVPMLQDFPEDCWVSINRMVNDSWGKQYSHALFKAMSHMLCIGYGQQAPEGMTDVWLTMLSMIVGATCYAMFIGHATALIQSLDSSRRQYQEKYKQVEQYMSFHKLPGDTRQRIHEYYEHRYQGKMFDEENILGELSEPLKEEIINFNCRNLVANMPLFANADPNFVTAMLTKLRFEVFQPGDFIIREGTVGKKMFFIQHGVVSILTRGSKEMKLSDGSYFGEICLLTRGRRTASVRADTYCRLYSLSVDNFNEVLEEYPMMRRAFETVAMDRLDRIGKKNSILLRKRAEHSSSSVNQEIIQQIVKHDQDMAHNIQELQPVVAGRELSGKAVIWEPLVHAPLQTAAATTNVAIALTHQQSLAAHIFLPPSSVTSPLSPDGTLYPRQPRRSQPSLAGSRPSSVSSPASGAQSHLQTPAVGSPSSPMVQCPSPLESTGPRGVPLGPPIPQAIQKAEAAPGASQPQLSKSRTASVSTSLLQQPASVAAIPPGRTLHYSLSRATGSHISLFLQPQQLVKHRSTQGLSAGRLTQDVRPLSASQPSLPNRLTQLADMGPPQQAQRSAGNLTYRSSPSVPGLLAKPAPGAARRPVSPQQAVSGSSRSVSGPSTPQSPATTPRHTAAPSRKGSVAFSPDVDTGKPKLTSNM from the exons ATGCTCCAGCCGGCCGTCAACAAGTTCTCGCTCCGCATGTTCGGCAGTCACAAGGCGGTGGAGATCGAGCAGCAGAGGGTCAAGTCCGTCGGGTACTGGATCATCCATCCCTACAGCGATTTCAG GTTTTACTGGGACTTGATTATGTTGCTCCTCATGGTTGGCAACCTCATCATCTTGCCCGTGGGAATCACGTTTTTCAAGGACGAGAACACCCCTCCGTGGATCGTCTTCAACGTCCTCTCGGACACCTTCTTCCTGGCCGACCTGGTCCTGAACTTCCGCACGGGCATCGTGGTGGAAGACAACACCGAGATCATCCTGGACCCTCACACCATCAAGATGAAGTACCTGAAGACCTGGTTCCTGGTGGACTTTGTCTCCTCCATCCCCGTCGACTACATCTTCCTCATCGTGGACCTGGAGACCCAGGTGGACTCCGACGTCTACAAGACGGCCAGGGCGCTGCGCATCGTCCGCTTCACCAAGATCCTCAGCCTCCTGCGCCTCCTGCGCCTCTCCCGCCTCATCCGTTACATCCACCAGTGGGAGGAG ATCTTCCACATGACCTATGACCTGGCGAGCGCGGTCGTGCGGATCGTCAACCTCATTGGGATGATGCTCCTCCTCTGCCATTGGGACGGGTGTCTCCAGTTCCTGGTCCCCATGCTTCAAGACTTCCCTGAGGACTGCTGGGTCTCCATCAACCGCATGGTG AATGACTCGTGGGGCAAGCAGTACTCTCACGCCCTCTTCAAGGCCATGAGCCACATGTTGTGTATCGGGTACGGGCAGCAGGCTCCAGAGGGCATGACGGACGTTTGGCTCACGATGCTGAGCATGATCGTGGGGGCCACCTGCTACGCCATGTTCATCGGCCATGCCACCGCCCTCATCCAGTCGCTGGACTCCTCTCGCCGCCAGTACCAGGAGAAG TACAAGCAAGTGGAGCAATACATGTCCTTCCACAAGCTGCCGGGAGACACACGCCAACGGATCCACGAGTACTACGAACACCGTTACCAAGGCAAGATGTTTGACGAGGAGAACATCCTGGGGGAGCTGAGTGAGCCTCTCAAAGAG GAAATAATCAACTTCAATTGCCGCAACCTGGTGGCCAACATGCCGCTGTTTGCCAACGCCGACCCCAACTTCGTGACGGCCATGTTGACCAAGCTGCGCTTCGAGGTCTTCCAACCGGGGGACTTCATCATCCGGGAAGGCACTGTGGGCAAAAAGATGTTCTTCATCCAACATGGCGTGGTCAGCATTCTGACTCGAGGCTCCAAAGAGATGAAGCTCTCAGATGGTTCCTACTTTGGGG AGATCTGCCTCCTGACCCGCGGCCGGCGTACGGCCAGCGTGCGTGCTGACACCTACTGCCGCCTCTATTCGCTCTCGGTGGACAACTTCAATGAAGTCTTGGAGGAGTATCCGATGATGCGCCGGGCCTTTGAAACTGTCGCCATGGACCGACTGGACCGCATAG GTAAGAAGAACTCCATCCTGTTGCGCAAACGGGCCGAACACAGCTCCAGCTCCGTCAACCAAGAGATCATCCAGCAGATTGTCAAGCACGACCAGGACATGGCGCACAACATCCAAGAGCTGCAGCCGGTGGTGGCCGGGCGCGAGCTGAGCGGCAAAGCCGTGATCTGGGAGCCCCTGGTACATGCGCCTCTGCAgaccgctgccgccaccacaaaCGTGGCCATTGCCTTGACGCACCAGCAGAGCCTCGCGGCTCACATCTTCCTGCCCCCTTCTTCCGTAACCAGTCCTCTGTCCCCTGACGGCACCCTATACCCTCGCCAGCCCCGGCGCTCCCAGCCCAGCTTGGCCGGCTCGCGCCCTTCGTCGGTCAGCTCTCCCGCCTCGGGGGCGCAGTCCCACTTACAGACGCCGGCGGTCGGGTCCCCGTCCTCCCCTATGGTCCAGTGCCCATCGCCCTTGGAAAGCACCGGGCCCCGCGGCGTTCCTCTTGGACCTCCCATCCCGCAGGCCATACAGAAGGCGGAAGCTGCCCCAGGAGCAAGCCAACCTCAGCTCTCCAAGTCCCGCACCGCCTCTGTTTCCACCTCGCTCCTGCAGCAGCCGGCGAGCGTTGCGGCCATCCCGCCCGGACGGACTCTCCACTACAGCCTCTCGCGGGCCACTGGATCCCACATCTCCTTGTTTCTGCAGCCGCAGCAGCTGGTCAAGCACCGCAGCACACAGGGCCTCTCGGCGGGCCGCCTCACCCAGGACGTCAGGCCGCTTTCGGCCTCCCAGCCTTCCTTGCCGAACCGGCTCACTCAGCTGGCAGACATGGGCCCCCCTCAGCAAGCCCAGAGGTCGGCCGGGAACCTGACGTACCGGTCATCTCCTTCGGTCCCTGGGCTTCTAGCCAAGCCAGCCCCCGGCGCTGCCAGGCGTCCTGTTTCGCCGCAGCAGGCCGTTTCGGGGTCCAGCCGGTCCGTGAGTGGGCCGAGCACCCCGCAGTCGCCTGCCACCACGCCCCGCCACACGGCCGCCCCGTCCCGCAAAGGTTCTGTGGCGTTTAGCCCCGACGTGGACACTGGGAAACCGAAGCTCACGTCCAACATGTGA